The following is a genomic window from Amphiura filiformis chromosome 4, Afil_fr2py, whole genome shotgun sequence.
atacagtattcgctatacgaaatacgctcgttcgatcaggctgagttcacataggagtatactatgtgaactcagcctgatcgaatgagcgtaagTCTTATTTACGAAAGTCCTTccgttaggctgcgatcacatagaagtatatggtattcgctatacgaaaatacttctatgtgatcgcagcctaacggAAGGACTTTCGTAAATAAGACTTCAACTTTGGGCTGTTCCCTTATCTAGACAAGTAGTGAAGATTACAATATAACACACTTAAGTTTGATCGCATACCTACCATTTTGATGTCAAAAGCTAGACAGTTATGTGGTATATAATAATGTGCGACAAAGCAGTCTAACATGGGCACTGATCTATCTTAAGATAAAcgcagcaaaatgtagctgatgagattaaccaaAATAGATACAATTCATTTGATCACAGTTAGGCCTACCCGGTAATCGAAACATGTCCTACAGTAGCGTCCAAtgagtttcttaaaatatctaaagaacctcttgtgtctattcgatattcctattttaggaatcatattggctgagtggaattttaatataaccacatatttggcctccatgtgcatgttttgcaaagagcaaagatgatagttaagagtgcaccaaaatattgacaaactgttttgtatttcaatcaggtacaataaaaagctatcctTAATTATCATGTTTCTCTAAAAAGTTTTAATTTATACCTAAACAGCAGATTGTACTCTTTCACTCTTTAAACATTTGCctgcatttttgatgattttgcctgtccttgtcgggtccttgttgtcgaggaccaaggactttggggtccgaggccaaggccaaggactacacgtccgaggccaaggactacatatccgaggaccaaggacttcaaaACCTGTCCTCGAGGAGTCCTCGAGGCCGAGGACTGTACTCGAGGACTACAACACtggggttcatataccactaaatccgcctgtgaagcgttttccggtaaaagtttatcacacctatagtcccaactttgcataaaaattgtgcaaaatcggtacaatattaacaattttagtgttgcaaatcgtgttttgctagaacttgtgaatgtgatctctactaatttgaacagaaaacgcaaaaaatttgagtgatgtttacgatgatgagcgcatgaacacacgaggtcaaaacgcggttagcagtcggacgtaaacacgggaaaatcgggcctttttatatagcgctatttttctcaaaaagtagacctaaaatttggtgtcattttcagatatgttatgcagaattttgttctgattaagatgatatcaaatatatatttcaaagttggacgtaactcgacttatggccaaaacgcgatcgacccctatttagcacgtaaagtctctggaaagcctttatctcgttcagcagacaaaaacgacaaccaacgggcatttaaatgtgagctatctgcagttgatagcaaaatcacacgaatccgacaaacaccaaaatggcttaaaacagatagagaaatgtaaaagctttatttcaaagtttgtttcagcgtcatacggtattcggttcttgagatatttcaattttaatattacgcATGTAAATCAacgcaggagctctatagacaccggcaccagaatcgagcaaattacggcatgtctcgccacattttctagcagtataaaaatcggcactaggccgaatgcgaagctataaagaaatgttgaaatgacgaagctgaccaaaattgctatcttcagaagatagcaagcaaaaaataataataataataatattttaaaaaacccTATTGCCTAGCACGCATTGTAaataatgattcagtacggcgcgaaatggcaaaactgcattgaacggggttgctcGCTCAGAGAAAATTCGGCATTGggcaaatgtaaaaatgacgagaatatcatctgtctgtttctctatttttacctcccccctttttttttttttttaatagcgcggcatataggccgaatgccgatgtTTTAATTCGgacagagtaaccgtgcgcgttttaggattttttggctataggctatatctactgaagatagcatttagaatctcatccctagtcattgcatctttctactctagaagtaatgttttacattattttctctaaatttttacttcatcatgtagcggcgagttttttctttctaatacatcagtcccgtgatcagaaagtttaaagcgatattacagactcaccactttccgcatctgcctgtttctctatttttacctcttttttaatagcgcggcatataggctgaatgccgattttttttattcccacaGAGTAACAGcgcgagttttaggatttttttcgctatatctactgaagataggcctagcatttagaatctcatcagtACActccaaattaacgcctatagtcccaaattataccaaaacaaaatgtcgcaacatttgacattttaatttgatgccttttttttaaatagcgcggcatataggccgaatgccgatgttttaattcgggcagagtaaccgtgcgcgttttaggatttttggctataggctatatctactgaagatagcatttagaatctcatccctagtcattgcatctttctactctagaagtaatgttttacattattttctctaaatttttacttcatcatgtagcggcgagttttttctttctaatacatcagtcccgatcagaaaatttaaagcgatattacagactcatcactttccgcatctgcttgtttttctatttttacctcttttttaatagcgcggcatataggccgaatgccgattttgttttttattcgcacagagtaaccgtgcgcgttttaggaatttttttcgctatatctactgaagataggcctattatttagaATCTCATCAGTACAgtccaaattaacgcctatagtcccaaattataccaaaacaaaatgtcgcaacatttgacattttaatttgatgctCAGCAGATATAGCACAAGTAGGCCTTAGTTCGatttgaaaatatatatctcgcgcagggcacaatgaaaacataggcctgtattttatttcagctatgtactagtattcagtaggtagaacaaaaaaaaccacatgcaattaaaattataaaccaaaacaaaatgtagcaacatttgaaattttaatttgagcttcagaagatagcacaccagtaacattattctataaaatatcgctttagggttcatataccactaaatccgcctgtgaagcgttttccggtaaaagtttatcccgcctatagtcccaactttgcataaaaattgtgcaaaatcggtacaatattaacaattttagtgttgcaaattgtgttttgctagaacttgtgaatgtgatctctactaatttgaacagaaaacgcaaaaaatttgagtgatgtttacgatgatgagcgcatgaacacacgaggtcaaaacgcggttagcagtcagacgtaggCTAAACaagggaaaatcgggcctttttatatagcgctatttttctcaaaaagtaaacctaaaatttggtgtcattttcagatatgttatgcagaattttgttctgattaagatgatatcaaatatatatttcaaagttggacgtaactcgacttaggCCAAAACGCGatcgacccctatttagcacgtaaagtctctggaaagcttttttgtggtaggcctatgtaccctttatctcgttcagcagacaaaaacggcAACCAACGGGTTGAACGGGCATTTACACtcaaagtggccaagtttttagcttTAACTAAGATATTTGCgtgcgaagcgtgcgaaaaatttcaatattagactatttttgcccaaattgaagctgaattttgctatataataggccagtgcgcgcgaaaattgcaaaattttgcaatttttgtaccctgttttggcccaaaatatggtgtttttcagctaaaatggaatatgcacattgcacagggcaattttgggggccccgggcccgggcccatctggccctatggtaaatccggccctgtgcaggagctctatagacaccggcaccagaatcgagcaaatagTATTGTAACCATGCGCGCGCTAAAATTTGGCatctaattacggcgtgtccgtccgtcctctgtccgcgcgctatcgcgttcgcgtcccgcGAGTtacgcgttcacgcggtgcactatcgcgtgctcgcgctgcactatcgcgtgctcgcggtgcgctatcgcggagtatcaacgggagtgtgcgcggagtacagtccgcgcatcggaaaagcattacagtgtgactaacaggtgcatctcatcggaccaataattataggccttattttcaacacatatttcaatattaagataccgaacacgtgcacacaccaaatgTGTTGATAATAACTTATGTAGTGCTAGATAAGCCtagttttacactatttttggcccatgatcgaggTGAATTTTGGCTTTCCCGAttctcttttatttatttttttgtctgGGCCACTTTTTtcgctttcatttttttttgtcgggggggcACTCTTCTCCCGCTGGCTACACTAAGATACTGAGAGATTCCCATTTACAAAGTGAttacaaattaaagccatattataacatttgctgaggagaacgccctcaaaaaaaaaaaaatttaaattcaggtttttgcgcgattgtaatgtactttagtaaacaaatattctctgcaaaaatcaagacttcaggtgctgtagttttgtcattttgaataaaccgccggaaccggcggtttattattacgatggaaatattagtcgaacgcgtattcgATGTCAACACAGTAACTACGTGCACGGcatgcgggacacacacacacatgccagaggatcgtaccatattacaaccgccggagtaacacgcattggcgctagtagtaaaatccaattttctttgctttacctcacttgttcggctcaaaattaaaaggcgacatatctgacagtaaattgaaaatgaatactaatctatttttaaagaaatgttataatatggctttaagccaaCCGCTCTATTTCTATAAACACGGCGCTTTCCCGCTcctttttgaatggggctgtttATGGCGTGATTGTTTTTAGGGTCTATGCACCGTGATGTGTTCGTTATTGATTTGTATGATAGAAAAGTTAATGacatatatataacccgacattttgcgaatgatgtcgaaaacgttttgtgtttgcttggaacACAGTGGCAATTTCTGAAAACAAACactaaaagaaaaagttcactgaaAGAAAGATGACTCAcaagatggcgctttccacttgcacatttttttttgagacaggctgcatCTGTCCtcaatttctaaacactgtttttgcagtgtatttatGTCCATTTCTATGGTTTTTCAAGTTCTGCCGTTGCGGTATGCAGGCGGTTGTAAACGCACGCGCACCGGCAATGGTGCCTCAGAGCAGTATGCTTTGTCGCACCGGCAACGTACGCAAAGACGTCAGACTATATAATACAggatgtcccaaaagtctcgataccattttgaaccgtcATATCTTTCATAGGATTGGCCGAGtggaaatcaaaatacatatttggaaaAATTAAATTCGTGCACTTATTTGGATACCAAACATATAAGAAATTATTTCAATCTATCATTAATTATTTCTTCATAGAATTTCCAATGTAATAATggttataaactcctcaacaaaagttcgGAAAGTTTTTTCACGCATCATATCTCAgactaggccaaaaaaatattgttgtgttgccctcaaccgtcctaccctaaatccttaAAAATCAgggtcgattttttttttttttgaatgatgatttttacagatttgttcaaaaactcaatgtttttcacttaaaattaatattttattgtaagactagtctttaattgttgtctaacaggtatccaaaagtcaaaattgacaaatgtcccctaattgaagaagcattatttaatatttgaggggatttttaaaaactgaaggtttaaaaaaaaaaaaaataataataataataataataatccgaccgtcctacccaaatttcccatttttccacttgagggcaacacaacaatgttTTTTTTGGCCCTATTTATgatgacatgttcatatcgtgttgcatatcaatggatagacTTCTCCATAGTCCACTTACCCATTGTGCAATACTCTTGCTATTACATGTCTAAGCATAAAAccctgatttgtattaatttgtgagcAATTTATAGATTtttacatctgatcttttcagtccccgtactccctctgttagcttcccaagtggactacttactttggattgcggtttacatgcttaaaacgactgtctatggatgagattgacggatttctggcctactaaaattgacCATGATgtataatgcatctttaaatggatcttgcttgtgattggtcgtccatatctgaatttttaaatcGGGTTTATGAACGTTTAAATGGTattgagacttttgggacaccctgtatatatatgcATGGCTAGTACCACAGGTCATATagaatttttctcaatttgacttATCCTTTCTGCCCATATTGAAATAACTTCTATCGACTGCTcattgccagaagtgggtaagtgtaatagctgtcctgtgaacatttggcaatttacacacagtatatattgtactcagctacacatggcagctattgcacttacccacttctggcactgagcagtcgataaagGTTCCTGTAAGTAGGCCTATGGCCGGCAGGTTTTTTGTACAGACCTATTGAGATATGTTCCCAGGccagcaaacaaaaaacttttatcaaaacgtttttttaaaacAGGTTGTTAACTTattatattttggtgttttggttcTGGTGGAAACGTAAACGgatactaattttgcatttttatcaaaaagtaactaaacactggtaacaaaagttatgtatgttatagggggtaaggaatccaattacttcactaaaattttcagtgattcaagacaagtggttcattataaatgttaagaaatgaggtacattctagcggtacctcttttcttatcataaataacgtatataCCGCTTGTTGTCTTGAgtcgctgaaattccagtgaagtaactggattcattgccataaattttgttaccagtgtgttattattttttgagaaaaatgcaatatagtcacaaatttatcaatgggtgtagtaccaccttaataacataaaatatcgggatatataaaggaaatgaaaacgtttaaaacgttttgtatgaaaacacattaccaaaatatttttttaatgtttttgtaaaatagtttttgcaaacattttttgatgaatattttaatagttatcaacaaatgtttttgaatgttataaaaacgttttataccctttatatataccctttatataacccgacatttaaacgttttctggcaagcTTTTCTAACTTTAACGAATATGTCGAAaactttttatgtttgctgggttcttGAAGAAATCTATATtgataagtaaagtaggtaatggggatacgcatcctgcacaagaacaaataaacacaatggggaacgattgctcgctacaagaggaaactgaatatatttaataagaaaagaATGAACAATGAACAGTGACAACAAACCAACCTACCggcaaagtgttacaattaaacatgacaacaaatcgAACCCAAtacgatctctagacggacgccttatccattaggctaccagctcccactgataaacggtggttaaaactggtaGCCTaaataaggcgtccgtctagagatcggaaggtcgtgggttcgattcccatgccggcatattcccttgcttttttttttaagttgggaTGTGTGCCGGtagggatttgtatttatttgttatcatgtttaattgtaacactttgggttggtaaactgttcattctttctatattgatactttctaaatgtataagTGTGCCTATCCGTGATCACTCTTAAGGGAGTGAAATGACAATAGAGTAAATTGCACTCTGGACATGCTGGTAGCTAGGCAATCCGTGAAATTTCACCCTTTTACATTTTAGAGATATAATTTTTTcatgtaatgtaggcctacttctgtaGCTTCCTGTCTATACCATACTGGTCGGTGACACGGCGGTCACAGCATCTTTCTCTCGGCTGTTTCTCTATCCTGCCAAGAAACATGTAGTAATTGGCAATATCCAGCTGTTCTATACTTGTAACAGTCTTGCGAGCCTGTCGCGCTGTTGTCGGGCCATTGCGCAAAGCAGGAGACGGCTATCGGGTTGCCACACCAGTTGTTTCTTTGTAACCAAACGCCTGTTCATTTATTCAATAATTTGATGTCAATTTCTAGCCCAGTTTTTCTATAATTTGGTTTCCATGTCTATTCAAGTAGTTCATTAACCTATGATTTGAACGTCTGGAAAATAATACCGTTACCCGACATGAAATGGTACCCAGTGTTCACGGCGTAGGTATCCACCAAATTATCAATGGCGTATAGATCAGGACTTCGCAACTTTGAATGCGAATGTTTGAAAGCCCACACACTTGAAAAGTGCATTATATTTAGAATATGTTATTGAGTAATACAATTTATATATTTCACTTTCGTGCGAACTGGGATGGCAAGAACGTAGAAGTGAAAGGAGCAGTACATTTGGAATTAACATACACGGAATATTTCAAATAATGTAACTTGCCAAATAGAATGTTGCTTACTAACGGCTATAGAGCCGGCATTCTTATTTTGCCCCTGTTAAGGATCACATCTCAATGTCCTGTCTAAGGATCATTATAATACACAACGAGAAGTTGGCCGTACATCCATATAAACATGCGGACTCGGCCGGTGTGAGTAAGATCGTCTGAACGTACACGGTACTGTGAGAAGTAAGATCATAGAATCAAGTTCCAACTGAAGACTTTTGATGTGATATCGTCTGGTCATACAGAGTACAGTGAGAAGTAAGATTATACTGAACTTTTATCAAGTTCCAACGGGAGACTTTTGATGTGATATCGTCTGATCGTACAGTGAGAAGTAAGATTATACTGAACTTTTATCAAGTTTCAACGGGAGACTTTTGATGTGATATCGTCTGATCATACAGAGTAGATGTGATATCGTCTGATTATACAGAGTACAGTGAGAAGTAATATTATACTGAACTTTTATCAAGTTTCAACGGGAGACTTTTGATGTGATATCGTCTGATCATACAGAGTACAGTGAGAAGTAAGATTATACCGTCTGAACTTTTATCAATTTCCAACGGGAGACTTTTGATGTGATATCGTCTGATCATTACAGAGTACAGTGAAAAGTAAGATAATACTGAACTTTATCAAGTTCCAGCTGAAGACCTCTGATGTGATGAACATTCATGGTGCAGTGTGAAGTAAGCGCGTATTAAGTTCCAACTGAAAGCTATATATCGCCTGAACATTTATGGTACGGTGTGAAGTAAGATGGTGCAAGATGTTTGAACTTTGAAGAGACCAACTGACGAAAACTTCCAATGTGACATTTTCTGAACATGCATGCGTGAAGTAAGATCATATGAACTTATTCTGATGATGTGAGTGTGAATACTAGTAATCGAACACTACTGACTTACGATGGAATGGCAAAAATACATTGTAGATCCCATCTGTCTGTTAATAACAGCTTTTGTATTTTTATCACAAGCGTCAAAAGACACATCACGTCCCGCATTGAAAGTCAGTGATAAAACCCAGCCTCTGCCGTTAGTTGAAGTAGTACCAGATTCCATGAGTTTACCGACAGGGAGAGATATGAATCCTAAAAGACTTCGCAGGAAACTGGGTGATCATTTTGACAAAGAGTGGATGTCCGTAGAGGAACCTTCAAATAAGAACCTGGGTAGTGAGGTCATACGAGTTGGAAACTATAGCTGGTTACTCGAAGAGTTAAATAGTCTTCATATATCGTCTTTGCCATCGTCAGTAACTGATCAATTACAAGCCTGGTTGTTGGCCAAAGCGTTTTGTCCGGTTTCCTATCAGTGGACAAATATTGGACCTTTGTTCTGGCCTCCATGGGTGAAGCGCGGCAGCTGTGTGGAAAAGTCCTGTTCTTGGCCGAGTGGAATGATGTGTGTACCAGGACAGACAACTATAATACGACTTATGAGATGGCATTGTCGTCCGTCTTCATCGTCAAGAGCCTCCGGTGGACGTGAAGCGAAATGCAAATGGTTACAAGTACCTTATCCTGTGACGTCAGAATGTACCTGTAGTTGTGCCTAATTATTGCAATTAATAATAAAAAGCCAAATGTGTTGCCATTTATATGCATGAGCCATGTTGCGACATATATGAGTATATCGTCTCTTGCCATCGTCAGTAACTGAGCAACTACAGGCCTGGATATTGGCCAAAGCTTTTTGTCCGGTTTCGTATCAGTGGACAGGCCTTTTTGGACCTTTGTTCTGGCCTTCATGGGTGAAGCGACGAACCCTGGGGTGACAAAGCTGTGTGGAGAAATCTTGATCTTGGCCGAGTGGAATGAAGTGTGTACATGAGAGACAACATTAACACGACTCACGAGATGGCATCGCTAGTGGCGGCGCCACAcgggggggcatgaggggcaaattccccagtcagaactcttgtccccctgttgcccccagtaaaaacccaaaattacgagaatttcccctttttgcagtaattttgcgcaaaattggttgattttgccccactCCCGAGAGTCACTtttccccctcaatgcccccccggaaaaaaatcctggcgccgccactgggcaTCGCCAACCAAAATCATCTTCTTCGTCAATATACAATGGAGAACACAACGCGAAGTGCAAGTGCATAGGTTCCTTATCTTGTGACGTCAGAATGCACCCGTAGTATATAGCGCCTTCTGAGCGCCTTATTGTCGCAACTTATGAAGTGTCAGGGGGcgcaaaaatgaaacaaataagtgcccctctgacaaaaaatggaagagaaaatcaggagggcaaaggaaagaaaaggggcaaggagccccttttctaaggagccccttttctaccaaaattcagcccgatcatgggccaaaatagtgtaaaatacaaaaaatttgtAGTACGAATAAaaccctttccatcctgataatagtgtaaaataccaaatgttTGCGCGCTACGCGTGCACATCgtaataaagcctttttttgaagctatgtattgtatgacgcaactgtatttttttcgtctgtgcctccgaaattttattttgcctcccCCCGACCAAAAAACTTACGCCCCTGTTACACAGCCCTTAAAATAATAGGTAAAATTATAAGGTTCAATACAAATCAATAAACATTTATGGAGTATACGTTCTGGAATAAAGTATTGAAGTTTGTTCAACTTTACAGAGGTTTGTTCATAACACCAATATTAAATCTTGAGATGAAGTGTGGTGTTGTCAGCAATGGGGGATTATGGTGGGTatgtacccaccccaccccacccccggaATTTGGAGATGGTGGGTCTTGAGGTATAAGCAATTTAGGGATATTTTAGACCTGAAAATACCAAAATCATGGGTCTTCCAGCGCactgttttggtaaaattcagggcgggtcttttggagctgtgtgGTCCAGAAACAGGGGAGCATATACCcgtatatggtcatttgtgtttaaCTGGCCCCCGGATTTCATAAGTATAGGGTCTAAGTACAATTGACATGCATTATCGAGGGTTgtgaaccagaaagccttaaagcagtatgcagactttttattagacgtacaatattgtatgtagcaTATCTACGttatatttaatctattgccattctatttccagtaatgttttaagttctaacgaatgtttgatgacgtaaaatcgataatatatatcTACCAGATactatacgtaacatattatcgattttacgtcatcaaacattcgttagaacttaaacattactggaaatagaatggcaatagattaaataacgtagatatgttacatacaatattgtacgtctcggagtctgcatactgcttaactCATAACAACATGATGCTACAAAAATGAGCATGAAGTCGCCAGGTCACTAGAAGATACAGCCCATTGAACctgacaaaattcaataaaaaacaaaagaaattctggACCAAATCAAGGAGCTATTCTATATAACATGTTTGGTAtgaatataaagggtatatagaaTAAGGATTTTAAATCTGGAATATCTCGGAAAGTTATTGTGACAACTTTATGCTAATTTTGTGAGAGCAGTAGGGGCCTTCTGGTTATAAATCCTCGTTATAACAGAGCGCTTTTGATTCTGATTCACAAGTATTATAGTATTATGATGCATATCTATAATAATAACAGCGCCATTTTAGGACACATGTTCAGATGGATTTAGGCCCTATCGTAAAggccaatattggaatgtcatctttccctgggtaagatctgacaccaggccagccaatggccagagggtaacatgagtaggtttgtttcaccttgaaggcaaggatagtcttgcaaatatgggccaactttcccctataggccatctaatatgccatgaattcgttggactacaactggtaatgtatctactggtcagtttatactcctattttcacatctgttatttttatatgggcctttaagtcCAAAAATTT
Proteins encoded in this region:
- the LOC140150846 gene encoding noggin-3-like, with product MEWQKYIVDPICLLITAFVFLSQASKDTSRPALKVSDKTQPLPLVEVVPDSMSLPTGRDMNPKRLRRKLGDHFDKEWMSVEEPSNKNLGSEVIRVGNYSWLLEELNSLHISSLPSSVTDQLQAWLLAKAFCPVSYQWTNIGPLFWPPWVKRGSCVEKSCSWPSGMMCVPGQTTIIRLMRWHCRPSSSSRASGGREAKCKWLQVPYPVTSECTCSCA